A region of Chrysiogenia bacterium DNA encodes the following proteins:
- the cimA gene encoding citramalate synthase yields MSSKKVTIYDVTLRDGTQSEDVSFSVEDKVRIACALDDLGVSYIEGGWPGSNPRDAAFFERIQKEKLRNARPTAFGSTRRAGTSAGKDPSVRALLSCGTPVACIFGKSWTLHVQKALGISLEENLDLIHDTVKYLKKHFDEVFYDAEHFFDGYADNPEYALSTLESAASAGADALVLCDTNGGTMTSVLRENVAAVVSRFPDVQVGIHAHNDCEMAAANSVAAVEAGARQVQGTINGFGERCGNANLISIIPSLQLKLGYPCVSKAQLKNLKKTSRLIYELLNSSPDKRQPYVGESAFAHKGGVHVSAVVKNSQTYEHIDPTLVGNRQRVLVSDLSGKSNVLYKAKEWGLDVDPSDPALKDVVEQLKALEHGGFEFEGAEASFELLMQEIKHKKRLKNFRLVGFRVIDEKRHEDEDPVAEATVQVEVDGHIEHTAALGNGPVNALDAALRKALEKFFPELSEVELVDYKVRVLAGEHGTESKVRVLIESTDGEDRWGTVGVSHNILEASYQAIVDAIRYKLFKHRLKKK; encoded by the coding sequence GTGAGTAGCAAGAAAGTCACCATCTACGACGTCACCCTGCGTGACGGCACCCAGAGCGAGGACGTGAGCTTCTCGGTCGAGGACAAGGTACGCATTGCCTGTGCCCTCGACGATCTGGGGGTGAGCTACATCGAGGGCGGGTGGCCCGGTTCCAACCCGCGCGATGCCGCTTTCTTCGAGCGGATTCAGAAGGAAAAACTCAGAAACGCGCGCCCGACCGCGTTTGGGTCGACCCGCCGCGCGGGTACCAGCGCCGGCAAGGACCCGAGCGTCCGCGCGCTGCTGAGCTGCGGCACGCCGGTGGCCTGCATCTTCGGCAAGAGCTGGACGCTGCACGTGCAGAAGGCGCTGGGAATCTCGCTGGAAGAAAATCTCGACCTCATCCACGACACGGTGAAGTATCTCAAAAAGCACTTCGACGAGGTCTTCTACGACGCCGAACACTTCTTCGACGGTTACGCGGACAACCCCGAGTATGCGCTCTCCACGCTGGAGAGTGCGGCAAGCGCCGGGGCCGACGCGCTGGTGCTCTGTGATACCAACGGCGGGACCATGACCAGCGTTCTGCGCGAGAACGTCGCTGCGGTGGTCTCACGCTTTCCCGATGTGCAGGTGGGCATTCACGCCCACAACGACTGCGAGATGGCGGCGGCCAACTCGGTCGCGGCGGTCGAGGCCGGCGCCCGTCAGGTGCAGGGGACCATCAATGGTTTTGGCGAGCGTTGCGGCAACGCCAACCTGATCTCCATCATCCCGAGCCTGCAGCTCAAGCTGGGCTATCCCTGCGTGAGCAAGGCGCAGCTCAAGAACCTCAAGAAGACTTCGCGGCTCATCTACGAACTGCTCAATTCCAGCCCCGACAAGCGCCAGCCCTACGTGGGCGAGAGCGCCTTTGCTCACAAGGGCGGGGTGCATGTCTCGGCTGTGGTGAAGAACTCCCAGACCTATGAGCACATCGATCCCACGCTGGTGGGCAACCGCCAGCGCGTGCTCGTCTCGGATCTCTCGGGCAAGTCCAACGTGCTCTACAAGGCCAAGGAATGGGGCCTCGATGTCGATCCCAGCGATCCGGCTCTCAAGGACGTCGTCGAGCAGCTCAAGGCCCTCGAGCACGGAGGCTTTGAATTCGAGGGGGCCGAGGCTTCATTCGAACTGCTCATGCAGGAGATCAAGCACAAGAAACGGCTCAAGAACTTCCGGCTGGTTGGTTTCCGCGTGATCGATGAAAAGCGTCACGAGGACGAAGATCCCGTCGCCGAGGCAACCGTGCAGGTGGAAGTGGACGGCCACATCGAGCATACCGCCGCGCTGGGCAACGGCCCGGTCAACGCGCTCGATGCCGCGCTTCGCAAGGCGCTCGAGAAATTCTTCCCCGAGCTCTCCGAGGTCGAACTGGTCGATTACAAGGTGCGCGTCCTGGCGGGCGAGCATGGCACCGAATCGAAGGTTCGCGTGCTCATCGAAAGCACCGACGGCGAAGACCGCTGGGGCACCGTGGGCGTCTCCCACAACATCCTCGAGGCCTCGTACCAGGCCATCGTCGATGCCATCCGCTACAAGCTCTTC